The Candidatus Hydrogenedentota bacterium genome includes a region encoding these proteins:
- a CDS encoding PAS domain-containing protein, whose amino-acid sequence MVRLRESLENQRQAAERTETARQDIEQRFRMSFQAMDSGFVLLEILRDAGGQPRDYRFLEVNPAFGRLTGVQAEDTVGRTVLETLPEIDPYWMECLERVAITGETAHFERFSVARGMHYSATVYRPAPDRIAVLFTDITSHKHTQEALQAALAELTAIHDSAPLAMMLLDNDRRVIKANAAAAQFADRTGEDMAGRRGGEALRCLHALDNPAGCGFGQSCADCRIRQAVLDTFATGACCKGLETWMTFQKDGAAVEKCLLVSVDRIQMDGGFRVLVCAEDITERKRAEDALRNSRELYRSLVENLPQSVFRKDREGRFVFCNRRFSETVKRPIEEILGKTDFDLFPREMAEAYRADDRRVMELYETLDQIEKHIGADGNLMYVQVVKTLLRDREGNIAGIQGIFWDVTERCRKDEELRALARFNEEVISGAGEGIIVYDRELRYRVWNPFMEKLTGLSAAFVLNKHALDLFPHLQEQGVDKLLQAALNGQTVRSGDVPFTSPDTGKSGWVVGVYAPHRNADGEIVGVIANIRDISERKRMEAERLEVERRLLQAQKLESLGVLAGGIAHDFNNLLMAIMGNLDLALMELAPDSRARQDIEKAMTAASRAADLTRQMLAYSGKGAFIMRPIDLSELVGENAGRLQASVPKNVRVTLNLAANLPSVRADSGQLLHVLVSLFTNAAEAIGDAPGTIRITTGTTTCNEQNLRDNCVDTTPACACCVFLEVADTGCGMDEETKRRLFEPFFSTKFTGRGLGMSAVQGIVRGHNGAIYVESEPGKGTTVRVLFPIMEEAGEKKEGSG is encoded by the coding sequence GTGGTCCGGCTGCGGGAGAGTCTCGAAAACCAGCGGCAGGCCGCCGAACGAACCGAGACGGCGCGGCAGGATATCGAGCAGCGTTTCCGGATGTCGTTCCAAGCGATGGATTCCGGTTTTGTCCTGCTTGAAATTCTCCGTGACGCCGGCGGCCAGCCGCGCGATTACCGATTTCTCGAAGTAAATCCCGCTTTCGGAAGATTGACGGGCGTGCAGGCGGAGGATACTGTTGGGCGAACGGTGCTCGAAACGTTGCCGGAAATCGATCCCTACTGGATGGAGTGTCTTGAACGTGTCGCCATCACAGGGGAAACGGCGCATTTTGAACGGTTCAGCGTTGCACGCGGCATGCATTACAGTGCGACGGTGTATCGTCCGGCTCCCGATCGAATAGCCGTCCTGTTTACTGATATCACCAGCCATAAACACACCCAGGAAGCCCTGCAGGCCGCACTGGCCGAATTGACAGCCATCCACGACAGCGCTCCGCTCGCGATGATGCTCCTCGACAACGACCGGCGCGTCATCAAGGCCAATGCCGCCGCCGCGCAATTCGCCGACCGGACCGGCGAGGACATGGCCGGCCGTCGGGGCGGCGAAGCGCTCCGATGTCTACATGCGCTTGACAATCCGGCAGGCTGTGGTTTTGGGCAGTCATGCGCCGACTGCCGAATCCGCCAAGCCGTTCTCGACACGTTTGCCACCGGCGCCTGTTGCAAAGGCCTCGAAACCTGGATGACGTTTCAGAAAGACGGCGCGGCCGTCGAAAAATGCCTGTTGGTCTCCGTGGATCGCATTCAGATGGACGGCGGCTTTCGCGTTCTGGTATGCGCCGAGGACATCACGGAGCGCAAACGGGCCGAGGACGCCTTGCGCAATTCGCGGGAACTGTACCGTTCGCTGGTCGAAAACCTGCCGCAGAGCGTCTTTCGCAAGGATCGCGAGGGGCGTTTTGTGTTCTGCAACCGCCGCTTCAGCGAAACGGTAAAGCGGCCCATCGAGGAAATCCTGGGCAAGACCGATTTCGATTTGTTTCCACGCGAGATGGCCGAGGCCTACCGCGCGGACGACCGGCGCGTCATGGAACTGTACGAAACGCTGGACCAGATCGAAAAACATATTGGCGCCGACGGCAACCTGATGTACGTTCAGGTGGTCAAGACGCTCCTGCGCGATCGGGAAGGCAACATCGCCGGCATTCAGGGGATCTTCTGGGATGTGACGGAGCGCTGCCGGAAAGACGAGGAACTTCGGGCGCTGGCCCGTTTCAACGAGGAAGTAATTTCCGGTGCCGGCGAAGGGATAATCGTCTACGACCGCGAACTGCGCTACCGCGTCTGGAATCCGTTCATGGAAAAACTGACGGGTTTATCGGCGGCGTTTGTGCTGAACAAGCATGCCTTGGACCTGTTTCCGCACCTCCAGGAACAGGGCGTGGACAAACTGTTGCAAGCGGCCCTAAACGGGCAAACGGTCCGCTCCGGCGACGTGCCGTTTACGAGTCCCGACACAGGAAAATCGGGGTGGGTCGTGGGCGTTTACGCGCCCCATCGCAACGCCGATGGGGAAATCGTCGGGGTGATCGCCAACATTCGGGACATTTCCGAGCGCAAACGGATGGAAGCCGAACGCCTGGAAGTGGAGCGGCGGTTGTTGCAGGCCCAGAAACTCGAAAGTTTGGGCGTGCTCGCGGGGGGCATCGCGCACGATTTCAATAATCTGCTGATGGCCATCATGGGCAATCTCGATTTGGCGCTCATGGAACTCGCTCCCGATTCCCGCGCGCGCCAAGACATAGAAAAGGCGATGACGGCCGCTTCGCGCGCGGCGGATCTTACCCGGCAAATGCTGGCCTATTCGGGCAAGGGCGCGTTTATCATGCGCCCGATTGATCTAAGCGAACTGGTCGGGGAAAATGCCGGCCGGCTTCAGGCATCCGTTCCGAAAAACGTGCGGGTAACACTCAACCTTGCCGCGAACCTTCCATCCGTTCGTGCCGATTCGGGGCAACTCCTCCACGTGCTGGTGAGCCTGTTCACCAACGCGGCGGAAGCCATCGGCGATGCGCCGGGCACGATACGCATAACCACCGGCACAACGACCTGCAACGAGCAGAACCTGCGGGACAATTGTGTTGATACGACGCCCGCGTGCGCCTGTTGCGTCTTTCTCGAAGTGGCCGATACGGGTTGCGGCATGGATGAGGAAACGAAACGCCGTTTGTTCGAGCCATTCTTCTCGACCAAGTTCACAGGACGGGGCCTGGGCATGTCCGCCGTGCAGGGAATAGTCCGCGGACACAACGGAGCGATATATGTGGAAAGCGAACCGGGCAAGGGGACGACGGTTCGCGTCCTGTTTCCCATAATGGAGGAGGCCGGGGAAAAGAAAGAAGGCTCCGGGTGA